In a single window of the Elaeis guineensis isolate ETL-2024a chromosome 8, EG11, whole genome shotgun sequence genome:
- the LOC105050176 gene encoding methylthioribose kinase, translating to MAPVADGFRPLDEKSVMEYIKETPTLHAQLGNQLDGVVIKEVGDGNLNFVYIVVGPAGSLVIKQALPYLRIIGESWPLTKERAYFEALALKEQGRWCPDHVPEVYHFDRPMSLIAMRYLKPPHIILRKGLIAGIEYPLLAQHMSDYMAKTLFFTSLLYHSTLDHRHAVAEFCGNVELCRHTERVVFSDPYKVAQYNRWTSPYLDHDAEAVREDDTLKIEVAELKSMFCERAQALIHGDLHTGSVMVTGDSTQVIDPEFAFYGPMGFDIGAFLGNLILAFFAQDGHADKGNDRQAYKQWILKTAEETWNLFHQKFISLWAGHKDGNGEAYPVSIYNKPELQLLVQKRYMAGLFHDALGFGAAKMIRRIVGVAHVEDFESIADASRRAYCERRALDFAKMLLKERRRFQSINQVISAIQE from the exons ATGGCGCCGGTGGCCGATGGATTCAGGCCTCTGGACGAGAAATCCGTCATGGAGTACATCAAGGAGACGCCCACCCTCCACGCGCAGCTGGGGAACCAGCTGGACGGCGTCGTCATCAAAGAAGTCGGCGACGGGAACCTCAACTTCGTCTACATCGTCGTCGGCCCTGCCGGATCCTTGGTCATCAAGCAG GCTCTTCCGTACCTTCGCATCATAGGCGAATCGTGGCCATTGACAAAGGAGCGTGCGTATTTTGAGGCGTTGGCATTAAAAGAGCAAGGTCGATGGTGTCCAGATCATGTACCAGAAGTTTACCATTTTGACCGGCCTATGTCTTTGATTGCCATGCGCTACTTGAAGCCACCACACATAATTTTGCGGAAAGGATTGATTGCTGGAATTGAATATCCATTGCTTGCTCAACATATGTCAGACTACATGGCAAAGACACTTTTCTTCACATCTCTTCTTTATCATTCTACATTAGACCATAGACATGCAG TTGCAGAATTTTGTGGAAATGTGGAGCTTTGTAGGCACACTGAGCGGGTTGTCTTTTCAGACCCATATAAGGTGGCTCAGTATAATCGTTGGACTTCTCCTTACCTTGATCATGATGCTGAGGCAGTTCGAGAAGATGACACTTTAAAGATTGAAGTGGCCGAGTTGAAATCTAT GTTCTGTGAGAGGGCACAAGCCCTAATTCATGGAGATCTTCATACTGGTTCTGTCATGGTGACTGGTGATTCTACCCAGGTCATTGATCCAGAGTTTGCTTTTTATGGACCCATGGGGTTTGACATAGGAGCCTTTTTAGGAAACCTAATATTGGCCTTCTTTGCACAAGATGGGCATGCTGACAAAGGGAATGACCGTCAA GCATACAAACAGTGGATTTTGAAGACAGCTGAAGAAACTTGGAATCTTTTTCATCAGAAGTTCATTTCACTCTGGGCTGGACACAAGGATGGGAATGGTGAGGCATATCCTGTGTCTATATACAACAAGCCTGAACTTCAACTCCTTGTCCAGAAGAGGTACATGGCAGGTTTATTCCATGATGCTCTAGGATTTGGTGCTGCTAAAATGATAAG GAGGATAGTAGGAGTAGCTCATGTTGAAGATTTTGAATCAATTGCTGATGCTAGCAGGCGAGCATATTGTGAGCGCCGTGCCCTTGACTTTGCTAAAATGCTTCTCAAGGAAAGACGCCGATTCCAATCCATCAATCAAGTCATTTCAGCGATCCAGGAATAA